A region from the Canis aureus isolate CA01 chromosome 8, VMU_Caureus_v.1.0, whole genome shotgun sequence genome encodes:
- the WIPI2 gene encoding WD repeat domain phosphoinositide-interacting protein 2 isoform X7, whose translation MNAGVYKEPPRELDDVKEEQGGPPFERSRETRRTVCPRLLSADTEDVCIVERLFSSSLVAIVSLKAPRKLKVCHFKKGTEICNYSYSNTILAVKLNRQRLIVCLEESLYIHNIRDMKVLHTIRETPPNPAGLCALSIHNDNGYLAYPGSATIGEVQVFDTMNLRAANMIPAHDSPLAALAFDASGTKLATASEKGTVIRVFSIPEGQKLFEFRRGVKRCVSICSLAFSMDSMFLSASSNTETVHIFKLETVKEKPQEEPTTWTGYFGKVLMASTSYLPSQVTEMFNQGRAFATVRLPFCGHKNICSLATIQKIPRLLVGASDGYLYMYNLDPQEGGECTLMKQHKLDGSMETTNEILDSASHDCPLVTQTYNTAVATGTHVPSSPTRLGVAHPASAVRELFPSSLFAEENLRPVRRKAPTYSAAVFLTFMNFGK comes from the exons ATGAATGCA GGTGTATATAAGGAGCCACCCCGTGAGCTGGATGATGTGAAAGAGGAGCAAGGAGGGCCTCCCTTTGAGAGGAGCAGGGAGACCCGGAGAACAGTCTGCCCACGGCTCCTAAGTG CTGATACGGAAGATGTGTGCATTGTAGAGAGATTGTTTTCAAGCAGCTTAGTGGCCATCGTCAGCCTCAAAGCTCCTAGAAAGTTAAAAGTTTGCCATTTTAAGAAAGGAACTGAGATCTGCAACTACAGCTACTCAAATACCATACTGGCCGTGAAGCTGAACCGACAG AGGCTGATAGTTTGCCTGGAGGAGTCTCTCTATATACACAACATTCGGGACATGAAAGTACTGCACACGATCAGGGAAACCCCTCCAAACCCTGCAG GCTTGTGTGCACTGTCGATACACAACGACAATGGTTACTTGGCATACCCAGGCAGTGCCACTATTGGAGAGGTGCAGGTCTTCGACACCATGAATTTG AGAGCTGCAAACATGATCCCAGCTCACGACAGTCCTTTGGCAGCACTGGCGTTTGATGCCAGTGGAACCAAGCTTGCCACTGCCTCCGAGAAG GGGACCGTGATTAGAGTATTCTCCATTCCAGAGGGACAAAAACTCTTTGAGTTCCGGAGAGGAGTTAAGAG GTGTGTGAGCATCTGCTCCTTGGCCTTCAGCATGGACAGCATGTTCCTCTCTGCATCTAGCAACACTGAGACTGTGCACATCTTCAAACTTGAGACTGTGAAAGAAAA ACCTCAGGAGGAGCCCACCACCTGGACTGGGTACTTCGGGAAGGTACTCATGGCTTCCACCAGCTACTTGCCCTCCCAAGTAACAGAAATGTTCAACCAGGGCAGAGCCTTTGCCACAGTTCGCCTGCCTTTCTGTGGCCACAAGAACATCTGCTCACTGGCCAC AATTCAGAAGATTCCCCGACTACTGGTGGGAGCTTCCGACGGGTACTTGTACATGTATAACCTGGACCCCCAGGAAGGAGGCGAGTGTACCCTGATGAAACAGCACAA GTTGGATGGAAGCATGGAGACAACCAATGAAATCTTAGACTCAGCCTCTCACGACTGCCCCTTAGTGACTCAGACCTACAACACAGCTGTCGCCACAGGTACTCATGTGCCTTCATCTCCGACCAGACTTG GTGTCGCGCATCCAGCATCAGCAGTTCGAGAACTATTCCCATCCTCCCTGTTCGCTGAGGAAAATTTGCGGCCTGTCCGTCGGAAAGCTCCTACTTACTCTGCAGCCGTCTTTTTGACATTtatgaattttggaaaataa
- the WIPI2 gene encoding WD repeat domain phosphoinositide-interacting protein 2 isoform X8: protein MNLASQSGEAGAGQLLFANFNQDNTSLAVGSKSGYKFFSLSSVDKLEQIYECTDTEDVCIVERLFSSSLVAIVSLKAPRKLKVCHFKKGTEICNYSYSNTILAVKLNRQRLIVCLEESLYIHNIRDMKVLHTIRETPPNPAGLCALSIHNDNGYLAYPGSATIGEVQVFDTMNLRAANMIPAHDSPLAALAFDASGTKLATASEKGTVIRVFSIPEGQKLFEFRRGVKRCVSICSLAFSMDSMFLSASSNTETVHIFKLETVKEKPQEEPTTWTGYFGKVLMASTSYLPSQVTEMFNQGRAFATVRLPFCGHKNICSLATIQKIPRLLVGASDGYLYMYNLDPQEGGECTLMKQHKLDGSMETTNEILDSASHDCPLVTQTYNTAVATAYGDELGAVGGACLEEEASALRLEEDSEHPPMILRTD, encoded by the exons GTCCCTAGCTGTTGGTAGTAAGTCCGGTTAtaaatttttctccctttcttctgtgGATAAGCTGGAACAGATCTATGAATGCA CTGATACGGAAGATGTGTGCATTGTAGAGAGATTGTTTTCAAGCAGCTTAGTGGCCATCGTCAGCCTCAAAGCTCCTAGAAAGTTAAAAGTTTGCCATTTTAAGAAAGGAACTGAGATCTGCAACTACAGCTACTCAAATACCATACTGGCCGTGAAGCTGAACCGACAG AGGCTGATAGTTTGCCTGGAGGAGTCTCTCTATATACACAACATTCGGGACATGAAAGTACTGCACACGATCAGGGAAACCCCTCCAAACCCTGCAG GCTTGTGTGCACTGTCGATACACAACGACAATGGTTACTTGGCATACCCAGGCAGTGCCACTATTGGAGAGGTGCAGGTCTTCGACACCATGAATTTG AGAGCTGCAAACATGATCCCAGCTCACGACAGTCCTTTGGCAGCACTGGCGTTTGATGCCAGTGGAACCAAGCTTGCCACTGCCTCCGAGAAG GGGACCGTGATTAGAGTATTCTCCATTCCAGAGGGACAAAAACTCTTTGAGTTCCGGAGAGGAGTTAAGAG GTGTGTGAGCATCTGCTCCTTGGCCTTCAGCATGGACAGCATGTTCCTCTCTGCATCTAGCAACACTGAGACTGTGCACATCTTCAAACTTGAGACTGTGAAAGAAAA ACCTCAGGAGGAGCCCACCACCTGGACTGGGTACTTCGGGAAGGTACTCATGGCTTCCACCAGCTACTTGCCCTCCCAAGTAACAGAAATGTTCAACCAGGGCAGAGCCTTTGCCACAGTTCGCCTGCCTTTCTGTGGCCACAAGAACATCTGCTCACTGGCCAC AATTCAGAAGATTCCCCGACTACTGGTGGGAGCTTCCGACGGGTACTTGTACATGTATAACCTGGACCCCCAGGAAGGAGGCGAGTGTACCCTGATGAAACAGCACAA GTTGGATGGAAGCATGGAGACAACCAATGAAATCTTAGACTCAGCCTCTCACGACTGCCCCTTAGTGACTCAGACCTACAACACAGCTGTCGCCACAG CCTACGGAGACGAGCTGGGGGCCGTGGGCGGCGCATGTCTGGAAGAGGAGGCCAGCGCTCTGCGGCTGGAGGAGGACAGCGAGCATCCTCCTATGATTCTTCGGACGGACTGA
- the WIPI2 gene encoding WD repeat domain phosphoinositide-interacting protein 2 isoform X1, whose product METGSGLSRRPKGWMVALPLGGPPFSRSWGGTLCADLLSQPLPERSLAVGSKSGYKFFSLSSVDKLEQIYECTDTEDVCIVERLFSSSLVAIVSLKAPRKLKVCHFKKGTEICNYSYSNTILAVKLNRQRLIVCLEESLYIHNIRDMKVLHTIRETPPNPAGLCALSIHNDNGYLAYPGSATIGEVQVFDTMNLRAANMIPAHDSPLAALAFDASGTKLATASEKGTVIRVFSIPEGQKLFEFRRGVKRCVSICSLAFSMDSMFLSASSNTETVHIFKLETVKEKPQEEPTTWTGYFGKVLMASTSYLPSQVTEMFNQGRAFATVRLPFCGHKNICSLATIQKIPRLLVGASDGYLYMYNLDPQEGGECTLMKQHKLDGSMETTNEILDSASHDCPLVTQTYNTAVATGTHVPSSPTRLGVAHPASAVRELFPSSLFAEENLRPVRRKAPTYSAAVFLTFMNFGK is encoded by the exons GTCCCTAGCTGTTGGTAGTAAGTCCGGTTAtaaatttttctccctttcttctgtgGATAAGCTGGAACAGATCTATGAATGCA CTGATACGGAAGATGTGTGCATTGTAGAGAGATTGTTTTCAAGCAGCTTAGTGGCCATCGTCAGCCTCAAAGCTCCTAGAAAGTTAAAAGTTTGCCATTTTAAGAAAGGAACTGAGATCTGCAACTACAGCTACTCAAATACCATACTGGCCGTGAAGCTGAACCGACAG AGGCTGATAGTTTGCCTGGAGGAGTCTCTCTATATACACAACATTCGGGACATGAAAGTACTGCACACGATCAGGGAAACCCCTCCAAACCCTGCAG GCTTGTGTGCACTGTCGATACACAACGACAATGGTTACTTGGCATACCCAGGCAGTGCCACTATTGGAGAGGTGCAGGTCTTCGACACCATGAATTTG AGAGCTGCAAACATGATCCCAGCTCACGACAGTCCTTTGGCAGCACTGGCGTTTGATGCCAGTGGAACCAAGCTTGCCACTGCCTCCGAGAAG GGGACCGTGATTAGAGTATTCTCCATTCCAGAGGGACAAAAACTCTTTGAGTTCCGGAGAGGAGTTAAGAG GTGTGTGAGCATCTGCTCCTTGGCCTTCAGCATGGACAGCATGTTCCTCTCTGCATCTAGCAACACTGAGACTGTGCACATCTTCAAACTTGAGACTGTGAAAGAAAA ACCTCAGGAGGAGCCCACCACCTGGACTGGGTACTTCGGGAAGGTACTCATGGCTTCCACCAGCTACTTGCCCTCCCAAGTAACAGAAATGTTCAACCAGGGCAGAGCCTTTGCCACAGTTCGCCTGCCTTTCTGTGGCCACAAGAACATCTGCTCACTGGCCAC AATTCAGAAGATTCCCCGACTACTGGTGGGAGCTTCCGACGGGTACTTGTACATGTATAACCTGGACCCCCAGGAAGGAGGCGAGTGTACCCTGATGAAACAGCACAA GTTGGATGGAAGCATGGAGACAACCAATGAAATCTTAGACTCAGCCTCTCACGACTGCCCCTTAGTGACTCAGACCTACAACACAGCTGTCGCCACAGGTACTCATGTGCCTTCATCTCCGACCAGACTTG GTGTCGCGCATCCAGCATCAGCAGTTCGAGAACTATTCCCATCCTCCCTGTTCGCTGAGGAAAATTTGCGGCCTGTCCGTCGGAAAGCTCCTACTTACTCTGCAGCCGTCTTTTTGACATTtatgaattttggaaaataa
- the WIPI2 gene encoding WD repeat domain phosphoinositide-interacting protein 2 isoform X2 translates to METGSGLSRRPKGWMVALPLGGPPFSRSWGGTLCADLLSQPLPERSLAVGSKSGYKFFSLSSVDKLEQIYECTDTEDVCIVERLFSSSLVAIVSLKAPRKLKVCHFKKGTEICNYSYSNTILAVKLNRQRLIVCLEESLYIHNIRDMKVLHTIRETPPNPAGLCALSIHNDNGYLAYPGSATIGEVQVFDTMNLRAANMIPAHDSPLAALAFDASGTKLATASEKGTVIRVFSIPEGQKLFEFRRGVKRCVSICSLAFSMDSMFLSASSNTETVHIFKLETVKEKPQEEPTTWTGYFGKVLMASTSYLPSQVTEMFNQGRAFATVRLPFCGHKNICSLATIQKIPRLLVGASDGYLYMYNLDPQEGGECTLMKQHKLDGSMETTNEILDSASHDCPLVTQTYNTAVATGTHVPSSPTRLAYGDELGAVGGACLEEEASALRLEEDSEHPPMILRTD, encoded by the exons GTCCCTAGCTGTTGGTAGTAAGTCCGGTTAtaaatttttctccctttcttctgtgGATAAGCTGGAACAGATCTATGAATGCA CTGATACGGAAGATGTGTGCATTGTAGAGAGATTGTTTTCAAGCAGCTTAGTGGCCATCGTCAGCCTCAAAGCTCCTAGAAAGTTAAAAGTTTGCCATTTTAAGAAAGGAACTGAGATCTGCAACTACAGCTACTCAAATACCATACTGGCCGTGAAGCTGAACCGACAG AGGCTGATAGTTTGCCTGGAGGAGTCTCTCTATATACACAACATTCGGGACATGAAAGTACTGCACACGATCAGGGAAACCCCTCCAAACCCTGCAG GCTTGTGTGCACTGTCGATACACAACGACAATGGTTACTTGGCATACCCAGGCAGTGCCACTATTGGAGAGGTGCAGGTCTTCGACACCATGAATTTG AGAGCTGCAAACATGATCCCAGCTCACGACAGTCCTTTGGCAGCACTGGCGTTTGATGCCAGTGGAACCAAGCTTGCCACTGCCTCCGAGAAG GGGACCGTGATTAGAGTATTCTCCATTCCAGAGGGACAAAAACTCTTTGAGTTCCGGAGAGGAGTTAAGAG GTGTGTGAGCATCTGCTCCTTGGCCTTCAGCATGGACAGCATGTTCCTCTCTGCATCTAGCAACACTGAGACTGTGCACATCTTCAAACTTGAGACTGTGAAAGAAAA ACCTCAGGAGGAGCCCACCACCTGGACTGGGTACTTCGGGAAGGTACTCATGGCTTCCACCAGCTACTTGCCCTCCCAAGTAACAGAAATGTTCAACCAGGGCAGAGCCTTTGCCACAGTTCGCCTGCCTTTCTGTGGCCACAAGAACATCTGCTCACTGGCCAC AATTCAGAAGATTCCCCGACTACTGGTGGGAGCTTCCGACGGGTACTTGTACATGTATAACCTGGACCCCCAGGAAGGAGGCGAGTGTACCCTGATGAAACAGCACAA GTTGGATGGAAGCATGGAGACAACCAATGAAATCTTAGACTCAGCCTCTCACGACTGCCCCTTAGTGACTCAGACCTACAACACAGCTGTCGCCACAGGTACTCATGTGCCTTCATCTCCGACCAGACTTG CCTACGGAGACGAGCTGGGGGCCGTGGGCGGCGCATGTCTGGAAGAGGAGGCCAGCGCTCTGCGGCTGGAGGAGGACAGCGAGCATCCTCCTATGATTCTTCGGACGGACTGA
- the WIPI2 gene encoding WD repeat domain phosphoinositide-interacting protein 2 isoform X3 has translation METGSGLSRRPKGWMVALPLGGPPFSRSWGGTLCADLLSQPLPERSLAVGSKSGYKFFSLSSVDKLEQIYECTDTEDVCIVERLFSSSLVAIVSLKAPRKLKVCHFKKGTEICNYSYSNTILAVKLNRQRLIVCLEESLYIHNIRDMKVLHTIRETPPNPAGLCALSIHNDNGYLAYPGSATIGEVQVFDTMNLRAANMIPAHDSPLAALAFDASGTKLATASEKGTVIRVFSIPEGQKLFEFRRGVKRCVSICSLAFSMDSMFLSASSNTETVHIFKLETVKEKPQEEPTTWTGYFGKVLMASTSYLPSQVTEMFNQGRAFATVRLPFCGHKNICSLATIQKIPRLLVGASDGYLYMYNLDPQEGGECTLMKQHKLDGSMETTNEILDSASHDCPLVTQTYNTAVATGVAHPASAVRELFPSSLFAEENLRPVRRKAPTYSAAVFLTFMNFGK, from the exons GTCCCTAGCTGTTGGTAGTAAGTCCGGTTAtaaatttttctccctttcttctgtgGATAAGCTGGAACAGATCTATGAATGCA CTGATACGGAAGATGTGTGCATTGTAGAGAGATTGTTTTCAAGCAGCTTAGTGGCCATCGTCAGCCTCAAAGCTCCTAGAAAGTTAAAAGTTTGCCATTTTAAGAAAGGAACTGAGATCTGCAACTACAGCTACTCAAATACCATACTGGCCGTGAAGCTGAACCGACAG AGGCTGATAGTTTGCCTGGAGGAGTCTCTCTATATACACAACATTCGGGACATGAAAGTACTGCACACGATCAGGGAAACCCCTCCAAACCCTGCAG GCTTGTGTGCACTGTCGATACACAACGACAATGGTTACTTGGCATACCCAGGCAGTGCCACTATTGGAGAGGTGCAGGTCTTCGACACCATGAATTTG AGAGCTGCAAACATGATCCCAGCTCACGACAGTCCTTTGGCAGCACTGGCGTTTGATGCCAGTGGAACCAAGCTTGCCACTGCCTCCGAGAAG GGGACCGTGATTAGAGTATTCTCCATTCCAGAGGGACAAAAACTCTTTGAGTTCCGGAGAGGAGTTAAGAG GTGTGTGAGCATCTGCTCCTTGGCCTTCAGCATGGACAGCATGTTCCTCTCTGCATCTAGCAACACTGAGACTGTGCACATCTTCAAACTTGAGACTGTGAAAGAAAA ACCTCAGGAGGAGCCCACCACCTGGACTGGGTACTTCGGGAAGGTACTCATGGCTTCCACCAGCTACTTGCCCTCCCAAGTAACAGAAATGTTCAACCAGGGCAGAGCCTTTGCCACAGTTCGCCTGCCTTTCTGTGGCCACAAGAACATCTGCTCACTGGCCAC AATTCAGAAGATTCCCCGACTACTGGTGGGAGCTTCCGACGGGTACTTGTACATGTATAACCTGGACCCCCAGGAAGGAGGCGAGTGTACCCTGATGAAACAGCACAA GTTGGATGGAAGCATGGAGACAACCAATGAAATCTTAGACTCAGCCTCTCACGACTGCCCCTTAGTGACTCAGACCTACAACACAGCTGTCGCCACAG GTGTCGCGCATCCAGCATCAGCAGTTCGAGAACTATTCCCATCCTCCCTGTTCGCTGAGGAAAATTTGCGGCCTGTCCGTCGGAAAGCTCCTACTTACTCTGCAGCCGTCTTTTTGACATTtatgaattttggaaaataa
- the WIPI2 gene encoding WD repeat domain phosphoinositide-interacting protein 2 isoform X6, producing the protein MNLASQSGEAGAGQLLFANFNQDNTSLAVGSKSGYKFFSLSSVDKLEQIYECTDTEDVCIVERLFSSSLVAIVSLKAPRKLKVCHFKKGTEICNYSYSNTILAVKLNRQRLIVCLEESLYIHNIRDMKVLHTIRETPPNPAGLCALSIHNDNGYLAYPGSATIGEVQVFDTMNLRAANMIPAHDSPLAALAFDASGTKLATASEKGTVIRVFSIPEGQKLFEFRRGVKRCVSICSLAFSMDSMFLSASSNTETVHIFKLETVKEKPQEEPTTWTGYFGKVLMASTSYLPSQVTEMFNQGRAFATVRLPFCGHKNICSLATIQKIPRLLVGASDGYLYMYNLDPQEGGECTLMKQHKLDGSMETTNEILDSASHDCPLVTQTYNTAVATGTHVPSSPTRLAYGDELGAVGGACLEEEASALRLEEDSEHPPMILRTD; encoded by the exons GTCCCTAGCTGTTGGTAGTAAGTCCGGTTAtaaatttttctccctttcttctgtgGATAAGCTGGAACAGATCTATGAATGCA CTGATACGGAAGATGTGTGCATTGTAGAGAGATTGTTTTCAAGCAGCTTAGTGGCCATCGTCAGCCTCAAAGCTCCTAGAAAGTTAAAAGTTTGCCATTTTAAGAAAGGAACTGAGATCTGCAACTACAGCTACTCAAATACCATACTGGCCGTGAAGCTGAACCGACAG AGGCTGATAGTTTGCCTGGAGGAGTCTCTCTATATACACAACATTCGGGACATGAAAGTACTGCACACGATCAGGGAAACCCCTCCAAACCCTGCAG GCTTGTGTGCACTGTCGATACACAACGACAATGGTTACTTGGCATACCCAGGCAGTGCCACTATTGGAGAGGTGCAGGTCTTCGACACCATGAATTTG AGAGCTGCAAACATGATCCCAGCTCACGACAGTCCTTTGGCAGCACTGGCGTTTGATGCCAGTGGAACCAAGCTTGCCACTGCCTCCGAGAAG GGGACCGTGATTAGAGTATTCTCCATTCCAGAGGGACAAAAACTCTTTGAGTTCCGGAGAGGAGTTAAGAG GTGTGTGAGCATCTGCTCCTTGGCCTTCAGCATGGACAGCATGTTCCTCTCTGCATCTAGCAACACTGAGACTGTGCACATCTTCAAACTTGAGACTGTGAAAGAAAA ACCTCAGGAGGAGCCCACCACCTGGACTGGGTACTTCGGGAAGGTACTCATGGCTTCCACCAGCTACTTGCCCTCCCAAGTAACAGAAATGTTCAACCAGGGCAGAGCCTTTGCCACAGTTCGCCTGCCTTTCTGTGGCCACAAGAACATCTGCTCACTGGCCAC AATTCAGAAGATTCCCCGACTACTGGTGGGAGCTTCCGACGGGTACTTGTACATGTATAACCTGGACCCCCAGGAAGGAGGCGAGTGTACCCTGATGAAACAGCACAA GTTGGATGGAAGCATGGAGACAACCAATGAAATCTTAGACTCAGCCTCTCACGACTGCCCCTTAGTGACTCAGACCTACAACACAGCTGTCGCCACAGGTACTCATGTGCCTTCATCTCCGACCAGACTTG CCTACGGAGACGAGCTGGGGGCCGTGGGCGGCGCATGTCTGGAAGAGGAGGCCAGCGCTCTGCGGCTGGAGGAGGACAGCGAGCATCCTCCTATGATTCTTCGGACGGACTGA
- the WIPI2 gene encoding WD repeat domain phosphoinositide-interacting protein 2 isoform X4 — protein sequence MNLASQSGEAGAGQLLFANFNQDNTSLAVGSKSGYKFFSLSSVDKLEQIYECTDTEDVCIVERLFSSSLVAIVSLKAPRKLKVCHFKKGTEICNYSYSNTILAVKLNRQRLIVCLEESLYIHNIRDMKVLHTIRETPPNPAGLCALSIHNDNGYLAYPGSATIGEVQVFDTMNLRAANMIPAHDSPLAALAFDASGTKLATASEKGTVIRVFSIPEGQKLFEFRRGVKRCVSICSLAFSMDSMFLSASSNTETVHIFKLETVKEKPQEEPTTWTGYFGKVLMASTSYLPSQVTEMFNQGRAFATVRLPFCGHKNICSLATIQKIPRLLVGASDGYLYMYNLDPQEGGECTLMKQHKLDGSMETTNEILDSASHDCPLVTQTYNTAVATGTHVPSSPTRLGVAHPASAVRELFPSSLFAEENLRPVRRKAPTYSAAVFLTFMNFGK from the exons GTCCCTAGCTGTTGGTAGTAAGTCCGGTTAtaaatttttctccctttcttctgtgGATAAGCTGGAACAGATCTATGAATGCA CTGATACGGAAGATGTGTGCATTGTAGAGAGATTGTTTTCAAGCAGCTTAGTGGCCATCGTCAGCCTCAAAGCTCCTAGAAAGTTAAAAGTTTGCCATTTTAAGAAAGGAACTGAGATCTGCAACTACAGCTACTCAAATACCATACTGGCCGTGAAGCTGAACCGACAG AGGCTGATAGTTTGCCTGGAGGAGTCTCTCTATATACACAACATTCGGGACATGAAAGTACTGCACACGATCAGGGAAACCCCTCCAAACCCTGCAG GCTTGTGTGCACTGTCGATACACAACGACAATGGTTACTTGGCATACCCAGGCAGTGCCACTATTGGAGAGGTGCAGGTCTTCGACACCATGAATTTG AGAGCTGCAAACATGATCCCAGCTCACGACAGTCCTTTGGCAGCACTGGCGTTTGATGCCAGTGGAACCAAGCTTGCCACTGCCTCCGAGAAG GGGACCGTGATTAGAGTATTCTCCATTCCAGAGGGACAAAAACTCTTTGAGTTCCGGAGAGGAGTTAAGAG GTGTGTGAGCATCTGCTCCTTGGCCTTCAGCATGGACAGCATGTTCCTCTCTGCATCTAGCAACACTGAGACTGTGCACATCTTCAAACTTGAGACTGTGAAAGAAAA ACCTCAGGAGGAGCCCACCACCTGGACTGGGTACTTCGGGAAGGTACTCATGGCTTCCACCAGCTACTTGCCCTCCCAAGTAACAGAAATGTTCAACCAGGGCAGAGCCTTTGCCACAGTTCGCCTGCCTTTCTGTGGCCACAAGAACATCTGCTCACTGGCCAC AATTCAGAAGATTCCCCGACTACTGGTGGGAGCTTCCGACGGGTACTTGTACATGTATAACCTGGACCCCCAGGAAGGAGGCGAGTGTACCCTGATGAAACAGCACAA GTTGGATGGAAGCATGGAGACAACCAATGAAATCTTAGACTCAGCCTCTCACGACTGCCCCTTAGTGACTCAGACCTACAACACAGCTGTCGCCACAGGTACTCATGTGCCTTCATCTCCGACCAGACTTG GTGTCGCGCATCCAGCATCAGCAGTTCGAGAACTATTCCCATCCTCCCTGTTCGCTGAGGAAAATTTGCGGCCTGTCCGTCGGAAAGCTCCTACTTACTCTGCAGCCGTCTTTTTGACATTtatgaattttggaaaataa
- the WIPI2 gene encoding WD repeat domain phosphoinositide-interacting protein 2 isoform X5: METGSGLSRRPKGWMVALPLGGPPFSRSWGGTLCADLLSQPLPERSLAVGSKSGYKFFSLSSVDKLEQIYECTDTEDVCIVERLFSSSLVAIVSLKAPRKLKVCHFKKGTEICNYSYSNTILAVKLNRQRLIVCLEESLYIHNIRDMKVLHTIRETPPNPAGLCALSIHNDNGYLAYPGSATIGEVQVFDTMNLRAANMIPAHDSPLAALAFDASGTKLATASEKGTVIRVFSIPEGQKLFEFRRGVKRCVSICSLAFSMDSMFLSASSNTETVHIFKLETVKEKPQEEPTTWTGYFGKVLMASTSYLPSQVTEMFNQGRAFATVRLPFCGHKNICSLATIQKIPRLLVGASDGYLYMYNLDPQEGGECTLMKQHKLDGSMETTNEILDSASHDCPLVTQTYNTAVATAYGDELGAVGGACLEEEASALRLEEDSEHPPMILRTD, from the exons GTCCCTAGCTGTTGGTAGTAAGTCCGGTTAtaaatttttctccctttcttctgtgGATAAGCTGGAACAGATCTATGAATGCA CTGATACGGAAGATGTGTGCATTGTAGAGAGATTGTTTTCAAGCAGCTTAGTGGCCATCGTCAGCCTCAAAGCTCCTAGAAAGTTAAAAGTTTGCCATTTTAAGAAAGGAACTGAGATCTGCAACTACAGCTACTCAAATACCATACTGGCCGTGAAGCTGAACCGACAG AGGCTGATAGTTTGCCTGGAGGAGTCTCTCTATATACACAACATTCGGGACATGAAAGTACTGCACACGATCAGGGAAACCCCTCCAAACCCTGCAG GCTTGTGTGCACTGTCGATACACAACGACAATGGTTACTTGGCATACCCAGGCAGTGCCACTATTGGAGAGGTGCAGGTCTTCGACACCATGAATTTG AGAGCTGCAAACATGATCCCAGCTCACGACAGTCCTTTGGCAGCACTGGCGTTTGATGCCAGTGGAACCAAGCTTGCCACTGCCTCCGAGAAG GGGACCGTGATTAGAGTATTCTCCATTCCAGAGGGACAAAAACTCTTTGAGTTCCGGAGAGGAGTTAAGAG GTGTGTGAGCATCTGCTCCTTGGCCTTCAGCATGGACAGCATGTTCCTCTCTGCATCTAGCAACACTGAGACTGTGCACATCTTCAAACTTGAGACTGTGAAAGAAAA ACCTCAGGAGGAGCCCACCACCTGGACTGGGTACTTCGGGAAGGTACTCATGGCTTCCACCAGCTACTTGCCCTCCCAAGTAACAGAAATGTTCAACCAGGGCAGAGCCTTTGCCACAGTTCGCCTGCCTTTCTGTGGCCACAAGAACATCTGCTCACTGGCCAC AATTCAGAAGATTCCCCGACTACTGGTGGGAGCTTCCGACGGGTACTTGTACATGTATAACCTGGACCCCCAGGAAGGAGGCGAGTGTACCCTGATGAAACAGCACAA GTTGGATGGAAGCATGGAGACAACCAATGAAATCTTAGACTCAGCCTCTCACGACTGCCCCTTAGTGACTCAGACCTACAACACAGCTGTCGCCACAG CCTACGGAGACGAGCTGGGGGCCGTGGGCGGCGCATGTCTGGAAGAGGAGGCCAGCGCTCTGCGGCTGGAGGAGGACAGCGAGCATCCTCCTATGATTCTTCGGACGGACTGA